A part of Rhodamnia argentea isolate NSW1041297 chromosome 8, ASM2092103v1, whole genome shotgun sequence genomic DNA contains:
- the LOC115735327 gene encoding NAD(H) kinase 1: protein MSPSKMNSADDASHSSSQPESGFIDSASFVNSQIAIRELLQQTPVHDNDDHLMEFAEALGTVQKALRQAAEGKASAQAEAAEWKRKYELERARNQDFQQQEKISGGNHDDDVHCKNTQNLDDQNDLCNQTNEQPERCCAEHGICSHEVLFNGENDSASRAIQNRMTRKASFKLSWWCKGERSDQHKHDIVSFEKGNITTAGRTSKQITLKWESPPQTVLIMTKPNSKSVRVLCVQIVRWLKDHKNLNIYVEPRVRSELLADSSSFEFVQTWQDESEILDLHKKVDLVVTLGGDGTVLWAASVFKGPVPPVVPFSLGSLGFMTPFYSEHYKEYLDSILKGPISITLRHRLQCLVVRDSARSEYEKEEPILVLNEVTIDRGISSYLTNLECYCDDSYVTLVQGDGLILSTTSGSTAYSLAAGGSMVHPQVPGILFTPICPHSLSFRPLILPEHVTIRVQVPFNSRSPAWASFDGKDRKKLEAGDALICSMAPWPVPTACLVDSTSDFLRSIQDGLHWNLRKTQSFDGPREL, encoded by the exons ATGTCTCCGAGCAAGATGAATTCAGCT GATGATGCAAGTCATTCTAGCTCACAGCCAGAGAGCGGTTTTATTGATTCAGCTTCTTTTGTAAATTCTCAGATAGCAATCCGGGAGCTTCTGCAACAAACTCCTGTACATGATAACGATGACCATCTAATGGAATTTGCAGAGGCTTTGGGAA CTGTTCAAAAGGCATTAAGGCAAGCTGCTGAAGGAAAGGCTTCTGCTCAAGCTGAGGCGGCAGAATGGAAGCGGAAGTATGAACTTGAAAGAGCACGGAATCAGGACTTTCAACAACAAG AAAAAATATCAGGAGGTAACCATGATGATGATGTTCACTGCAAGAATACACAAAACTTGGATGACCAGAATGATTTGTGTAATCAAACCAACGAGCAACCTGAAAGGTGTTGTGCGGAGCATGGAATTTGCTCCCATGAGGTTCTCTTCAACGGGGAAAACGATTCTGCATCGAGGGCAATTCAAAACCGAATGACGAGAAAG GCATCATTTAAACTCTCATGGTGGTGCAAAGGTGAGAGAAGTGATCAGCACAAACATGACATCGTGTCTTTTGAAAAGGGAAATATCACAACAGCTGGGCGCACTAGTAAACAG ATTACTTTGAAGTGGGAGTCTCCTCCACAGACAGTGCTTATTATGACAAAACCAAATTCAAAGTCCGTTCGAGTCCTATGTGTGCAAATAGTCAG ATGGTTAAAAGACCACAAGAACTTGAACATTTACGTGGAACCACGCGTGCGATCAGAGCTTCTCGCTGATTCGTCTTCCTTTGAGTTTGTCCAAACTTGGCAAGATG AAAGTGAGATTCTGGACTTGCACAAGAAAGTTGACCTTGTAGTCACTCTTGGCGGGGATGGAACTGTCCTTTGG GCGGCATCAGTGTTCAAAGGACCAGTGCCCCCCGTTGTCCCCTTTTCTTTAGGGTCCTTGGGCTTTATGACCCCTTTCT ACAGTGAACACTACAAAGAATACCTGGATTCGATTCTTAAAGGTCCAATCAGCATAACATTACGGCATCGGTTGCAGTGTCTCGTTGTCAGGGATTCGGCTAGAAGTGAATACGAAAAAGAAGAACCGATACTCGTTTTAAATGAAGTCACAATTGATCGGGGAATATCATCATACCTCACAAATTTGGAGTGCTATTGTGATGACTCCTATGTCACTTTGGTACAAGGAGATGGGCTAATCTTGTCAACTACCTCTGGCAGCACTGCCTATTCATTAGCAGCTGGAGGATCAATGGTTCATCCACAG GTTCCCGGCATACTATTTACGCCAATATGTCCTCATTCCTTATCCTTTAGGCCATTGATATTACCCGAACATGTCACTATTCGGGTGCAAGTACCTTTCAACAGCCGAAGTCCCGCGTGGGCATCATTCGATGGCAAGGACAGGAAAAAGTTAGAAGCTGGGGATGCACTCATCTGTAGCATGGCTCCATGGCCTGTCCCTACTGCTTGTCTGGTTGATTCCACCAGCGACTTCTTGCGCAGCATCCAAGATGGCCTCCATTGGAATCTGAGAAAGACCCAGTCATTTGATGGTCCACGAGAACTGTGA
- the LOC125316106 gene encoding NAD(H) kinase 1-like translates to MSPSKINPAIAIQELLQQNPAHDNDDRLRESTDALRTIAEASKQAAEEKDPAQADAAEWKGKFEQPDKISGGKHDVVHCESAQNLDDQNDSKNQTNEHGMGSNEVLSRGESDSAHRAIQNQMTEKVLFELTWSSKGNDIVSCEMGNIKTAGRTSEQITLTWKSEPQTVLIITKPNSTPVLDLCEDIVSWLYMHKKKIYVEPRVQEELLSISSSFKFVKIWQDDLQKKVDLLITLGGDGTVLWAASLFQGPVPPLVSFSLGSLGFMTPFSRDGYKKQLESIIKCPTRITLRHRLQCQIVGDSAEEENATAKTIFVLNEVTIDRGQSPYLTNLKCYCDGEYVTSVQGDGLILSTTSGSTAYSLAAGGSMVHPQVPGILMTPICPHSLSFRPLILPEHVTIGVEVPAGSRSSAWLSFDGKGRKELKTGDQLICSMAPWPVPTVCLNGSTRDFMCSILEGLNWNLRKTQSSDAPPQPQP, encoded by the exons ATGTCTCCGAGCAAGATCAATCCAGCT ATAGCTATCCAGGAGCTTCTGCAACAAAATCCTGCTCATGATAACGATGACCGTCTCAGAGAATCTACAGATGCTTTGAGAA CTATCGCAGAGGCATCAAAGCAAGCTGCTGAAGAGAAAGATCCTGCTCAAGCTGATGCTGCAGAATGGAAGGGGAAGTTTGAACAACCAG ACAAAATATCGGGAGGTAAACATGATGTTGTTCATTGCGAGAGTGCACAAAACTTGGATGACCAGAATGATTCGAAAAACCAAACCAACGAGCATGGAATGGGCTCCAATGAGGTTCTCTCCAGAGGGGAAAGTGATTCTGCACACAGGGCAATTCAAAACCAGATGACGGAAAAG GTATTGTTTGAACTTACGTGGAGTTCTAAAGGTAATGACATTGTGTCTTGTGAAATGGGAAATATAAAAACAGCTGGGCGCACTAGTGAACAG ATTACTTTGACGTGGAAATCTGAGCCACAGACAGTGCTTATTATCACAAAACCAAATTCGACTCCTGTTCTAGATCTATGTGAGGATATAGTCAG TTGGTTATACATGCACAAGAAGAAAATTTACGTGGAACCACGCGTGCAAGAGGAGCTTCTCAGTATATCGTCTTCCTTCAAGTTTGTGAAAATATGGCAAGATG ACTTGCAGAAGAAAGTTGACCTTCTGATCACTCTTGGTGGGGATGGAACTGTCCTTTGG GCAGCATCACTGTTCCAAGGACCAGTGCCTCCTCTTGTCTCCTTTTCTCTAGGGTCCTTGGGCTTTATGACCCCTTTCA GCAGGGATGGCTATAAAAAACAACTTGAATCGATTATTAAATGTCCCACCAGGATAACATTGCGGCATCGGTTGCAGTGTCAAATTGTTGGGGATTCGGCTGAAGAGGAAAATGCAACAGCAAAAACGATATTCGTTTTAAATGAAGTTACAATTGATCGGGGGCAGTCACCATACCTCACAAATTTGAAGTGTTATTGTGACGGCGAATATGTCACTTCGGTACAGGGGGATGGGCTAATCTTGTCAACTACATCTGGAAGCACTGCCTATTCATTAGCAGCCGGAGGATCAATGGTCCATCCACAG GTTCCCGGCATACTAATGACGCCAATATGTCCTCATTCCTTATCCTTTAGGCCATTGATATTACCCGAACACGTCACTATTGGGGTAGAAGTGCCTGCCGGCAGCCGAAGTTCCGCTTGGCTATCATTCGACGGCAAGGGCAGGAAAGAGTTGAAAACTGGGGACCAGCTCATCTGTAGCATGGCTCCGTGGCCCGTCCCTACTGTTTGCCTGAATGGTTCCACCAGGGACTTCATGTGCAGCATCCTGGAAGGCCTCAATTGGAATCTGAGAAAGACTCAGTCATCTGATGCTCCCCCACAACCACAACCGTAA